Below is a window of Undibacterium sp. YM2 DNA.
AGAACTAAATCATGTCAAACTCATTTCGCCCTAGCGGGCGTTCACCGGACGCATTGCGTCCGGTGGTTATCAGCCGCCATTTCACCAAGCATGCAGAAGGCTCTGTCCTCATCGAATTTGGGGATACCCGTGTTATCTGTACAGCGAGTATAGAAGACAAAGTGCCAGGCTTTTTGAAAGGCAAAGGGCAGGGCTGGATGACTGCAGAATATGGCATGCTGCCACGTTCGACCCATAGCCGTATGGACAGGGAAGCAGCCAAGGGCAAACAATCTGGCCGCACCCAGGAAATCCAGCGTCTCATAGGCCGTTCCCTGCGCTCTGCCTTTGATCTCGAAGCCTTTGGTGAACGTACCCTGCATATCGATTGCGATGTGATCCAGGCGGATGGCGGTACCCGTACCGCTTCCATCACCGGTGCCATGGTCGCTGCCTATGATGCATTTGCCAAACTGGTAGAGCGCGAAGTCATCCCCGCCGTACCACTCCGCCATTTTGTGGCAGCCATCTCGGTTGGCGTGTATCAGTCTCAACCCGTACTGGATCTGGATTATCCAGAAGATTCTCAATGCGACACCGACATGAATGTCGTCATGACTGAACATGGTCACTTTGTTGAGGTGCAGGGCACGGCAGAAGGGGAAGCATTTGACCGCATGACCATGAATGCCTTGCTGAATCTGGCACATGATGGTATTGCTGATCTGATCGCCTTGCAAAAAGAAGTATTGGGTTTGCAGGTCAGTTGATTGGATGGAAGTATGAGTATGAGCAAAAACCAGAAAATAGTCCTGGCCTCGAATAATCAGGGCAAGCTCAAAGAGTTTTACCAGATACTGTCACCGCTGGGCATAGATCTCCGGGCACAATCTGAATTTGACGTGTCTGAGGCTGAGGAGCCTTATCCCAGCTTTGTCGAAAATGCGCTGACCAAAGCCAGGCACGCATCGCGCCTGACGGGTTTGCCGGCGCTGGCTGATGATTCCGGCATCTGCGTCAACGCCCTGCAAGGTGCGCCTGGTGTGCTGTCTGCCCGCTTTGCTGGCGAGCCCAAGTCTGATGTGCGCAACAACCAAAAGCTCATCGCAGATTTGGCTGGCATGGCTGACAAATCCGCCTATTATTACTGTGTGCTGGTCTTTGTGCGTTCAGAATCTGACCCGCAGCCGGTAATTGCTGACGGCGTCTGGGCAGGTGAAATCATTGCCGATGCCCGTGGTGAAAACGGTTTTGGCTATGACCCGCATTTCTTCATCCCGGGTTTGAATAAGACCGTGGCTGAACTTGCTGCAGCAGAAAAGAATCAATTGTCGCACCGTGGGCAAGCCTTGCGCGCCCTTGTAGAAAAACTGAAATGATACCCATCAAGCCCATAGCGGCAAGCCAGCCAGTACAAAAAAAATCACCGGATTTATCAAATATACCCGGTGACGTGGCCAGCCAATATCTTGCACCAGGCAGCCTCAATCTGACGCAGTTACCGCCGCTATCGCTA
It encodes the following:
- the rdgB gene encoding RdgB/HAM1 family non-canonical purine NTP pyrophosphatase, which codes for MSKNQKIVLASNNQGKLKEFYQILSPLGIDLRAQSEFDVSEAEEPYPSFVENALTKARHASRLTGLPALADDSGICVNALQGAPGVLSARFAGEPKSDVRNNQKLIADLAGMADKSAYYYCVLVFVRSESDPQPVIADGVWAGEIIADARGENGFGYDPHFFIPGLNKTVAELAAAEKNQLSHRGQALRALVEKLK
- the rph gene encoding ribonuclease PH; amino-acid sequence: MSNSFRPSGRSPDALRPVVISRHFTKHAEGSVLIEFGDTRVICTASIEDKVPGFLKGKGQGWMTAEYGMLPRSTHSRMDREAAKGKQSGRTQEIQRLIGRSLRSAFDLEAFGERTLHIDCDVIQADGGTRTASITGAMVAAYDAFAKLVEREVIPAVPLRHFVAAISVGVYQSQPVLDLDYPEDSQCDTDMNVVMTEHGHFVEVQGTAEGEAFDRMTMNALLNLAHDGIADLIALQKEVLGLQVS